ATTTTTCCCAGAATTTGATGACTTTGCTATACCGGATTGAAGTTGAATAAAGATGCTTGGAGTGCGCCTCACCCTAGTTggttttcattatttcatatGCATTTCTGCCCATACACTGTTGCAACGAGAGTTTATGTCTCAAATTTTGATACTGAATTTCCGCAGCCCTGATTGTCCTCAGGATAGCCATGGGATAGGCTACAGTCGAGGGCACTGGCAGGTTAGGCTGGAAAAGAACCGCCATACTAGGAGAACCGGCCTGGCGGTTCACAGCCCTCCTACTAGGTTAACGGCAGCCTCAGTTTGGCTAAATCTGATGCTGTTCACATACAGTTCTGACCAAGCAAAGGGCACCGAGACAGAGAcccagagagaaagagagagagagagagagagggggacTCACGTTCTTCCTCCTCCCCTCCTTTGATTCTTCttctgctgttgctgctgctttTTCTCCCCCTGCTGTTCGTTGTCTTCTGGGCCGTGGCTGTTCTTGTGATCCgccaggaaaaaaagaagtgctTCTACTTGTCCCCCGTGTGTCCGAGATCGTGTTCCTCGATCTCCAGTTCGTATTCTTGTTCTCCAGATAGTGATCGCCTTCGCCCTCGTTCTTGCATTCGTCGTGGCCCTCGTCGACGTTGTGTTTGTCGCCATTGAAACCAGTCCCAGCCCCAAACTACACACACATCAGTCTGAAGGCTAGAGTCTGGCCAGACTCGCGAGAGAGCCTGCTTTTCCAATCCGAAGAAATCCCCACCATCCGTTGCGGGTTGGATTCTGTGTGAACGCCGTTGGACCCGGTGGATCCCGATACAGACAACACTGCGATCCATGGCCTTGTGGGTGATTTGAGAAGCCCGGGCTTCACGTTGCTCAGGGGTTAGGCCCCCCTTTCCCTTCTCCCCTCACCCCCCTCGCCCCGCCTATTTCTTTTAACTCGCCCCTTCCCCGTGGCATCTCGAGCCTGAGCCCACGGCCTGCGCATGATGCCGATTCGTGGGTTGAAACTACCCCTTTCTCATTGCCAGTGACGGGATCGCCCCACGAGGACCGGATCGAGGATCAGCCTCCATCGCCTGAGCTAGAGAGGGTGTGGTGGCGGATCGATTGATCAAAGAGCGGTACCAGCCGTAGAATTAGCGTTGGATTGTGGCTCGCCCGTTCAGCACCATGCAGCAGCAACCGCCTTATAACTACGGGCCGCAACATGGACCCAATAACGGCGGTAACCCGGGCGGTCAACCGCGTGGCCCCGCTCACCGTAGTCCCTTTCCTCACAATCCCGCGGGTGGCAATGGGATGGGTCAAGGGGCACACAACGCGCTCCGCATGCCCGCCCCCAACAATTCCATGACCATGACCCAGGGTCAGGCCGGTTCGATGCCCTTCTCCATGTTCCCACAATCGCCCCGACCCATGTTTCCCTTCCTTATTCAAGGCAATGTGAATGGGGTAAGTTTGCTACCTATATTTTGTCAGTCGGCATATTGAATGAGAAGTCTGAAGACTGTCTGGTGTTACCAAGGTTTCAACGCAATTTTGGGTGGGGCCAGCCGGTATTTGATCGAGTGATTTAGTCCTGATCCCTCGACGAGGATATGTCCTACTCAgggaacatttttcaaaattaagtAGTTGCATCATTCGCGCTGGAGTTTTTGGGTCCAATCACCGCCGGCATGTAGGGCTTCTTCGTCTCATCCCTTTTAGCAGTACCAATTGTTAGTGGTTGGTTGTGGTTAACATACGTTACATACAATATTTTGTCTGAgcaaacagaaaacaaacaTCAATTGCGTTTCGATTGAGTCACAAAAAAAGGGGCAATATCCATTCCAATCGAGCTTCAACTCGCACATACCCAACACACGTACCACATTTAGTCATTGTAAGTCGTGTCGTGGCAAGCTCCTAAAGTAGCCATCGGGATTTAAAGTAGATATCACTATTTACTTCGGGCTGCATTTGTGTATTACAAGTGGCAGCTTTTTTGCCGACTAAGGTAGCCATCGAAGAGTCTGATCTACCCCTATCAGAAAGCATCAAGAACTGATTTCATGGAAAGTTGGGAAGCCATTTTACTACTAATGGGAAGTGAGTGGCTCCGATTCTGGCCACCCTGATTGGTAGTTTCAAATTGAGCTCATGCCACGTGGTTAAGGCAgacgagagaaaaaagatggaaaacaAATTGTGGAAATTGATTCGGTCTACGGGGTTGATGCACTTTAAGGacatttctttgttcaatgGGCAGGAGAGGAGCTTTCAGGCTCCATTAGGATGACTGACCAAGCGTTTCATATTGAAACAGTACACACTCGGGTGTGATTTGGCCTAAGACTTGAATCGGAGAGGCCATCCACCGCCAAGTGGGAATCGGGGAAGTATGAACATATGCTATTGACGCTTTTTTTTCAGTCTTTTGGGTGGGGAGGGGGATGTCTGTCCGTCTGGGAACGCACTTAGCCATGGGGCTCAAATCTCTAGTCACCCTGAAGGACATCATCCGCGGGAGAAGCTGAGAAGCGAAACCTGGCAGCCAGATCAGCCATGCGCTGATTCAGCCTAGTAGGGGTTTATTTTGCGGAATATACCGGCTGAAACGGGGCAGTAACAGCCAGGTGGCGAATTCTGGGCAGGGTGGCCAGCTAGCCCACGGCCACGCGAAAGCGGGCGAGTGCTTAGCAGTTAGCCCAGCGTTGAACCAAGGAGCAcgggagggaaggagggagcaCTCGAGTAAGGCCAAGGTGGATTGTTACACGGCTAGCTAAAGGGAGGGGGACTGAGCTAGCTACCGACGATGAGGGGGGCGATACGGCCGCTGCCGACGCCGACCCAGCAGCCGACGGAGTAGCACGTTGGATCCACGTTGAATTATCCGGAGCTGCAAAGAAAGAGCTGGAAGAGTTGAAAGATAACCGACCGACTAGATCATCCAAGGACCAATACAGCCGATATCCCCCACCAATTATAAGCCATGTGGTGCAATCAGATAGAAATGAGCATCATGACTATTTGAAAGTGCGTTTCCATTCTCTTGAGAGGCTGTTTGAACCATTAAGGCCAGTCCTGGCATCTTGGGCATGGACCAGTGACTGACACGTGCTCCACGGGACCACGATAGGACCACGATTAATATCGGCATCCTGACTTATTAGCGGTTTCATTAGCACCTCCAACATTAGGTTGACGCAATTGATAGATCCTAAAACTGACTGATTGAGAGATTGAGCGATTGAGCGGGTCTGGTTCGGAAGACCCTGTGAGGCGTGATGTTCACGCTTGGTCCAGTGGATCCCAGTCGATTCCCTCTTGGGTCCCAATCGAGTTGGGGCTGCCCTGACTTTTGATTCAAGATTTGAGTTAAGGATAGAAGTCAGGTTGAAAAAGTTCGGGGCAACATGTTCAACCCCACGGCTCATGAGTTTGTGCCTCAGGTAAGGCAGTGCCCGAGTCCCATACATTCTGGACAGCCTTTTCTCTCGAGTTATGGTTCCGACGACCTCATGAGTGAACCTGACTGATCTGACTTGTGGTCTCTTTCAGATGGGTCACAATCAAAGAATCGTTCAGAGCGAACATTACGGAGGCCCAATGACACAGTACATGCCGGGACCTGGCATGTATCCGCCTCATCAACCCCAATTCACGATCCCCCCGCCCGCGCACACTAACAATCAAATGCATCCCCAGTCCCGCCCCCACGTGGCCAACCCCGGGGTGCCGACCGGCCTGCCCACGCATTCAAGCGCACCTGCATCGATATCCATGCAACAGCAGCTGCAGGCTCATCACCTCAATTCGGTGGCCATAGCCAACGCGTCCGTCGGGAGTGGGGTGGTTGTGTCCCCGGCCATGGCCGGTCCGCATCAACTGACCAATATCCCTGGCGGCAACCATCAGCCTCAGCCTCTGCCACCTCAGTCGGGGTCTATGAACTTCATGGGCGGGCCAAACCCCTCGCCCCCTGTGGCTGTGGCGCCCGCTGTGCGGGAAAGGAAAGTTCTGGCCATTGTCAATCCTGATACGGGCAAACCTGTGGACCTCAATGACTCGACGCCCTCCGATCAGGTATGGCAGACAAGCTTCAAAAGTGACGGGTCATTTTATCCTTTGGGTCTTGACCTCTGTTTCATAAAAGGAACATCATTACATTGCCAGGTATATCAATAATTTCCTCATACCTTTCTCTTCTGTTCAGGCTGAAGACTTGGCCGTCTCCCCCGCATTGTCAACCGACAAAACTGAAACGGCTTCCAATGGTACAGATTCACACTCCCGTCAGGCAGTCAAACCAGCCATCCTCACGCCTTCAAATGCCTCCGAAACCGTGTCTAGTTCCCGACCTATCGCAATCACGGCTCCCAAAGACGAGCCCGCCCCCAAAGTCGAAAAATCGGCGGTTGGGAGCCATCAGCCCGAAATTCATTCTGAATCATCCCCCAATCCCAGTGGAGTGTCGAAATCCTCGCCCAAGAAATCGTCGGATTTGTCTGGGCCGGAATCAAAATCCGCGAAACCCAACGTCCCTGAGTCGATATCTTCCACCGTACCCCATCCGTCTTCTGCGCCCAAGGAGACACTCCCTGATATGTCAATCTCGCCAACTTCGGAAGGTAAGTGAGCAACTTTACGTAGAGTTGAAAGCCTCGTGCTCTGCCAAGGGTAACTCTTAACTGTTAACTCTTCGAAGTCCTTGAATTGAACCCACACCGTAAGTTCTCAAATGAAGGTTGCTTTGGAGACTGATGGGTTTAATGGATAAAGAAATTCCCTCGGGAAGTCTTGTTCTGGAACTAGACAAAAGTAGTTGGCACTCATGTTGTGGGCATCGTTGACGTGCCACGTGTTATCGTGTCCTCTACATTTCATCTAACGTTCCTTTTGGAGGCATGGctgggtgaatgaatgaaaagatATGTATTCCAGCTGTTGTCGCTAAGGAAAGATTCTGACGGAAAGGTTTTTGCAGGCacgttttaactttttttcgaaagaaaATACTGCCCCGTTTTATTTCAAGGTTTGAAAGTACAAGTTTCTAACTGTAATTTACCCTCGTCAAGTTATAGACGTCAtagttttttcaaattatatAAGATAACATTTGACCTCCGTCCTACGTGTACATATAAGTTCTTGCAGGAAGTTGATGGACGGCTTTAGTCCGCTCGTAGAGGGGCAGTTAGCCTCGAGCAGCTTCAGAGGTCTGACCTAGTCGGTCCGCGCCACATCGAAGGAAAGACATGTGCTGCTTCTAGTTATAATGCCACCACAGGCCAGCAACATCTAGTTAGTCGTTTCCAGTGCGTCGGTCGGTGGGTTGTTCAGGTGAACGAGCTATTTTGCACACACGAGGCATGGGTTCGTCGCCAGACTGACGGCCGACGAAAAGTCAGGCATTGGCGCTGCAGTCCGTGTTGCCGTTGGCCCCTTTTCTGAGGGTGCCTTCAAGGCGTGCTCGTGTTTCCACTAAGCCTGTTTTTAACCAAGGCCTTGATAATGTCCTGCGTGTTGGACTGACCATACCACCAGCTATGGACTCCCCATAAGCAGACCAACGGTGTTGCCTATTTTTCCCCATGCTTCGACCGAACTGAGTTGTCTGCCGTCTCCCATATGCGATTAATGCCCCGTTCAAACGGGTGCATGCAACACGCTCCACACTTAGTGTGTTTGAGGGGGGAAAAGCAGCCATGTTAACTTTGACTCGTTCCAACATACTTATTTCCTGTCGTGATTGGGGTAAAGTCTACTCTTGATTTAGATCATTCACTCTATCACGAGGgtgttcaaatcaaattgataGAAGTCGTCGTTATTTCGAAAAAGTGAAGTGCGAGGTTAGCTCAATGTACGATACCTCTTGTGAAGCTCACAATGGAGAGTGACGAAAACGGACAAGATTGGCAAGTGGTGTCAAAAAGTCGTCGTCAAGGAGCCAACCATGGACGTAAGGAGCCTCTAATCGGGAGCAGAGATGCAATCTGTCTATGAACTACATACAGAAGGTGTCTGATTTATTCTCCCACGTGATCACTTGCCATCTGTTTTATTCATTAGGTAACAAGGCGTctaaaaccaaaaagaagGGTCCAGCTCGAAAGGCTGAACTCAATCGGAAAGGCGATCAAAAAGATGGCGGAAGTGACATGGATGCCTTCaaagatttggaaaaagaCGGAGGTGGCAAACCCACGGTTGATTCCACCCTTAATCACGAGGCTACCCCTCCTCCAGTTGTTCTTCCTGCAccagcagcaacaacatcaaccaCAGTCACAGCCACCACCACAGCAACTGCTTCCCCCTCATCCCTCCCTCCTCTTTCCTCGTCAATTGTCCCAAAGGTTGAGATTGAGGAGCCGAAAATCTCAGTCACGTCTGCTGGTCCAAATCGAGCCACAACATCACAGCCCTTACCTTCAGAAAAGGTTGCGTTGACAGACAACAACAACGTTTCCGCGCCCAAACATTCCAATTCTATACCAGAAGTGATCACTTCCGAGCCGGAAAAAGAGAGCAAAGCACACTCGACAATGTTGCCTCCAGCAACCCCCAATTCTGCATCCTCCAGAAGATCGCAAGACGATAGTGACATCCCGTCAGTGTCAGAGGATAACAATGTCTCTTCCAACAGCTTAGATCCCGCAATAACGAACATGTTGCCGAAGACCAGTAGCTCAATGAGCAAACTCAAATACGAATATAAACCAGGTGAGTTAGCATAACCGTGAATGTGTTGGTCACGAAGGGAAATCGCTTGACAGCACGCTTCATGAGTCGTGTTTGATTTTCAGACCAATGGTCGCCCTTGAACCCGACTGGATCCAAACAATACGATCGAGAATTCTTGATGATGCTCCAAAATGACCCATTGTCGAAACAAAAGCCTCAAAAGCTTCCCGACATGGACATTGTCAAAGATACTTCTATCAACATGTCGGTCAGGAAATTTGCCGATAACCGCAACCAAGATTGGACACCAGGCTATGTTCAGGCAACAAGCTCACGGGTAAGAGACGAAATCTATCTTATCTAATCTATGGGGGAAATACCATCCAATTTTGTCCGTAGGGAAGAAGTAAAATCTCTTAATAATGgctttttcctttgtttccttctcttttctttaGAAGTAAAATCTCTTAATAATGgctttttcctttgtttccttctcttttctttaGGGTCCCATGGGAGGAATTTCCAAGAAGGGTTCCCAAAATGGTGGCAAGAGACCCGATCCGGGCAAAAAGATCATCTCTGGGCTGAGTATTCAAGAGAAGGTTGAGCTTCACGTGGCGGAAAATGCGTGGAAGCCCGACAAGTTGAGGGGCAACAAAGCTGACAGTGACAAACCAGCACCTGACTCGATCGAGGAGCTTTCCAAGAGAGCGCGAGGTATTCTGAACAAGCTCACGCCACAGAAATTCGAGACCTTGGTCGAGAAATTCAATTCCTTGCCGATCGACACGGAGGAGAAATTGAACCTCTGTATGGAATTGGTTTATGAAAAGgtgaatatttgaaattgaaaatttggatTTTATGATACACCAATATCTATGTTCGATTCTTAATGTTGTTTAGGCTGTGGACGAACCAGGATTTTCAGTGGCTTACGCCAAAATGTGCGAAGTCCTCGCCGGGAAACAAGTGATGCCCATGAACGGCAAATCTCCTATCGCATTTAGAAATGTTTTGCTACTTCGTTGTCAAAAAGAGTTCATGAACGACTACATGGAcaaggaagagaaggaagaatTTCAGAAACAGTATGATGCCGCCGATTCAGAGGAGAAACGGAAAGAGCTCAAGGCCGAGTTCGAGGAGAAAGAGCTCAAAGCTCGAAGACGATCCTTGGGTAACATCCGTTTCATTGGTGAGCTCTACAAGTTAGACATGCTGAAGTTCAAAATCATGCACCAGTGCATTCGCAACCTATTGGCCAACAAAACCGACGAAGAGTCCTTGGAATGTCTTTGCCGGCTCCTATCGACAGTAGGGAATAACCTGGATGACGAAACCACCAAGACACTCGCCAAGGTAAATTATTTCTATCAAGATTATTTCTGGGCATGAAACGTTACTCTTTCGTGATGAGAAACATTCTATCTGACCCCCTTTTTCGAGGGGCTGATTGTCATAGAATTCCTGGTTTCTGAGCTCAAGAAGTCCCCTTCTAAACTAGAAAGGCTGAAAAGAGAGATGTAGCTTAAACAAATCTTCTATAATTCTGCGTTTTTAGGGCCCAAATCCTGAAATCAAACACTTCGATACTTATTTCGAAGACATCAGAAAGATCATCGGCAGCAAGCAGATCACCAGTAGAGTGCGATTCATGCTTCAAGACTTGCTAGATTTGCGCCAGAGCAAGTGGAAACCTCGACGAGAAGCCGCTGGACCGAAGACCATCGATGAAATTCACCAAGACGCCGAGCGCGAGAAGAAGTTGGAGAACCTGATGAGTAAGAATGCTGGCGGAGGCGGGGGTAGAGATGATCGGGGCTGGAGTGGGCGTGACGGGCGGGATTCCCAACGCGATTCCGGCCGCGGTTCGTTTGCTCACAACGACAACTCGCGGAAAAGGAACCCGCGTGCTTCTGCTCAAGGCAGCGATGAGGGTTGGAACACAATTCAGCCCAAATTCAAACCCGATATGTTTAATGTCGACTTTGTCAAAAACGTGAAGAAAGTGGACGCCACTACTTTACATCTGGGAGGGCCCTCCCGTGTGGGAGCTTCCTGGAGCCAGGGGAGCTTGGGAAGTCGAACCCCGCGTGCGAACATGCCCAGTCCAGGTGGAAATCGCTTCGCCGCCATCGCCTCCTTGGGAACTTCCGATAGTGGCGGGGCTCCACGTGACGATGGCGGATCTTCGAGGACCAGCCAGTCGCGTTTTGGCCCAAGAGATTCCTCCCCGGGTTCGAACTCTATTGATAGAACGGAGGCTGTGAAGAATGTCCAGATGAAGCGTAACGGTCCGCCGGTCAGCAGTGCCTCAGATTCGAGCGCAGACAAACAGAGCAAGATCCTCAAAGGTGACCCGAAGATCGACATCCAGATTTTCAAGCCTATCATCGACGAGTACTTGGGTACGAATGACATGAAGGAAGTCTTGCGGGAAATCGGTGAGAAGTTCCATCCCAGCAACATCGCCGAATTTGTGAGTTGCGTGGTGGAATACGGCCTCGAGCGGTCAGATGGGACCCGGACACGCCTTGGCTCCCTCTTCGATGTCCTAGTCAAACAGCACTACTTGACAGAGTCACAGTTCCTGAAAGGCTGGTGTAATGTGCTTGGTGCGGTTCCTGACCTTATGGTGGACATTCCTAAAGTCTGGGATTACTTGGCCTTAATCTTGGGTAAGAAATGGTCTCGTTAACACAAACCGATTCGGGTCAACGAGCCTCTTTCTTAATCGACCATGATTCTTTGTGGATATTTTCATGAGTTTTCTCTCTTGCTCACAGCTCCTATGGTGAGGAATGGGACACtttccctttcatttttacTCGATTCTGTGAATTACTCCAAACCAGAGTGGAAGGAAGCTCCCAAAGATTTCCCCGGACTGTATGCGGCTGCCGCTCTACACGCTCTGGCATTGAACGACGGCCACAAGTTTGTGGGCGGAATGTGGAGAAAGGCCGGACTTCAGTGGTCGCAATTTATCCCGGAAGCCGACGTCGATGACTTCATAGCCACTCATGTAAGTGGTGTATCTTTTTACTCGTGAGGTGTTTTAGCTCATCGAGTCTGACTAATTTGATCTGATTGTTTGTCTCTAGAAATTGGGCTTCTCAGTGAATGATCTGACTGTTGCCGCCAATGGACCCATCACGCAACTCTCGGCTGATCAGAAGAGGACTGAATTGCTCAAACGGTTGCAGAACCCAGATCCCAAACACAAGGATGTCATTTACGACTGGATCGATGTAAGGAGTGAAAGTTATATTGTCCAGGCTTGAACGTACGTTATTCCTGTTTTTGCACTCTTTCATAGGTGACATGGGGAAATCAAGTCTCTGATACTAATTTCATTCGACTGCTAACGACTTCGGTGATTGAGAGCTCCCTTTCATGTGAGTGTAAATCGTGTGAAAAATGTGTGACTGATGTCCACCCGCTGCTGAATGTTGGGAAAAGCATCGAGTTCTGCACTCGTCTCTCTCCGCCCTGATCGCCTGCGGGTATTGAAGaacacctttttttctctcttgtaGCCGAGGAAACGAAGAAATTGGACGAAAACAAAGTGGGAAATCTGGGACCCATTATTAAACGCTATCTGGATGGCGATGTGAAAAAAGAGATTCAAGCTATTTTTGCTCTTCAACACCTCATGGATCAATGGGAGCATCCTAGGCGTAAGTCTTGAAAACTTTTCTCTTCTCCAATAAAAGACTTGTTCATTATTAACGGAATGTCCTAATCTTCTTTTAGAAATGTTATACACTTTGTTCGAAAAGTTCTATGATCAAAACGTGCTTTCCCTCGAGGCCTTCTTGTCGTGGAAAAACAACGAGGACATTAATGAGCAGGCCGGTAAAGGTGTGGCCATTAAATCCACCACCGGTTTCTTCACGTGGCTGAAAGAgaacgaagacgaggacgacgatgaggatgaagacgacgaagatgaggaagaggacgaaatTGCCAAGAACAAGCCGTGAAGCTGAAATAATAGTCTGATCAAGCTTCATTCAGCTCGTCTGGGAATCAGTCGTGCCCGGGGTCATTCATCAATCCGCATGGTTGAGCATTATTTGAAGCTCGTGAAAGAGgggttgttgttattattatacTTGGCAAAATTGAATGGTTCACTAGCAGCAGTCAGTCGTCAGGCCATTAAACAGTTATGAACTCAACCGCAAATCAAAGCTCGAACGgacgtcgtcgtcatcgtccaGTCCTTCATGGATCGTTCTTTTAACTGTTAAGTTAATATGCATGTCTCGGAAGTGGTTGCATCCTAACCGCTGACTTGCCCTTTTTAGAAAGTGAACATTCAAGTCAATGAATGCCTAAAAACGCCTAACAATGCCTAACGGCTGgcgttttgtttttcaatgcttCTGATGACCAATTCTGCGAATTCCCTCGTTCATGATGCCCCGATTTCCCCAGTCTCGCTCCGCCTCGCCTCGACCTTTCTCCTCTTTCAAATCACTCCTCGTCCCATCATCTCACCATCATTGAGACAGAGACAGACTCTTTCATTCCCTCACTAAGCATTGAAACAAGTCATGAAGTGACGTTTGCGGCTGCCGCTCTCCTCCTTAATTGTGATCATCAACGTGTCCAGAGACGATTAGATTATTCAATGATGTACTACTCATTCAGAGcaaagtgatatttttgtacACGTGCCGCTAGAATCGAGTATTTTGCTAGTGTCGATTGATTCCTCTAAAGACAAATGTCAACTCAACTCAAATCCAAGTGGATCAGTGAATCGCCACCAATTTTGGCACACAGAGGCATGTGAGTGACTGGGTGTCGTATTTCAACCAGCCGACCAATGCGCGACTTCTTAATAACCATTCGTTGATCCTGCCATTGGTGAAGGATAGATGGGCGTGGTTATCCTCGTCGAAACTGCAAACTTTATACCaccggattcggattcggccCTCTTACGAAGAAGTCTTCATCCCTCAggattgttaaaaaaaatcatggatcACGTTAGTTAATTGtaattttgtgtttgttttcaCTCTTGAAATTTCGACGCGGCCTTTACCATGTTTTCCCACCCTTTTTTCTCTGttgtatatacatatatattatCATATACG
This genomic interval from Tigriopus californicus strain San Diego chromosome 6, Tcal_SD_v2.1, whole genome shotgun sequence contains the following:
- the LOC131882790 gene encoding eukaryotic translation initiation factor 4 gamma 3-like isoform X1; amino-acid sequence: MQQQPPYNYGPQHGPNNGGNPGGQPRGPAHRSPFPHNPAGGNGMGQGAHNALRMPAPNNSMTMTQGQAGSMPFSMFPQSPRPMFPFLIQGNVNGMGHNQRIVQSEHYGGPMTQYMPGPGMYPPHQPQFTIPPPAHTNNQMHPQSRPHVANPGVPTGLPTHSSAPASISMQQQLQAHHLNSVAIANASVGSGVVVSPAMAGPHQLTNIPGGNHQPQPLPPQSGSMNFMGGPNPSPPVAVAPAVRERKVLAIVNPDTGKPVDLNDSTPSDQAEDLAVSPALSTDKTETASNGTDSHSRQAVKPAILTPSNASETVSSSRPIAITAPKDEPAPKVEKSAVGSHQPEIHSESSPNPSGVSKSSPKKSSDLSGPESKSAKPNVPESISSTVPHPSSAPKETLPDMSISPTSEGNKASKTKKKGPARKAELNRKGDQKDGGSDMDAFKDLEKDGGGKPTVDSTLNHEATPPPVVLPAPAATTSTTVTATTTATASPSSLPPLSSSIVPKVEIEEPKISVTSAGPNRATTSQPLPSEKVALTDNNNVSAPKHSNSIPEVITSEPEKESKAHSTMLPPATPNSASSRRSQDDSDIPSVSEDNNVSSNSLDPAITNMLPKTSSSMSKLKYEYKPDQWSPLNPTGSKQYDREFLMMLQNDPLSKQKPQKLPDMDIVKDTSINMSVRKFADNRNQDWTPGYVQATSSRGPMGGISKKGSQNGGKRPDPGKKIISGLSIQEKVELHVAENAWKPDKLRGNKADSDKPAPDSIEELSKRARGILNKLTPQKFETLVEKFNSLPIDTEEKLNLCMELVYEKAVDEPGFSVAYAKMCEVLAGKQVMPMNGKSPIAFRNVLLLRCQKEFMNDYMDKEEKEEFQKQYDAADSEEKRKELKAEFEEKELKARRRSLGNIRFIGELYKLDMLKFKIMHQCIRNLLANKTDEESLECLCRLLSTVGNNLDDETTKTLAKGPNPEIKHFDTYFEDIRKIIGSKQITSRVRFMLQDLLDLRQSKWKPRREAAGPKTIDEIHQDAEREKKLENLMSKNAGGGGGRDDRGWSGRDGRDSQRDSGRGSFAHNDNSRKRNPRASAQGSDEGWNTIQPKFKPDMFNVDFVKNVKKVDATTLHLGGPSRVGASWSQGSLGSRTPRANMPSPGGNRFAAIASLGTSDSGGAPRDDGGSSRTSQSRFGPRDSSPGSNSIDRTEAVKNVQMKRNGPPVSSASDSSADKQSKILKGDPKIDIQIFKPIIDEYLGTNDMKEVLREIGEKFHPSNIAEFVSCVVEYGLERSDGTRTRLGSLFDVLVKQHYLTESQFLKGWCNVLGAVPDLMVDIPKVWDYLALILAPMVRNGTLSLSFLLDSVNYSKPEWKEAPKDFPGLYAAAALHALALNDGHKFVGGMWRKAGLQWSQFIPEADVDDFIATHKLGFSVNDLTVAANGPITQLSADQKRTELLKRLQNPDPKHKDVIYDWIDVTWGNQVSDTNFIRLLTTSVIESSLSSEETKKLDENKVGNLGPIIKRYLDGDVKKEIQAIFALQHLMDQWEHPRQMLYTLFEKFYDQNVLSLEAFLSWKNNEDINEQAGKGVAIKSTTGFFTWLKENEDEDDDEDEDDEDEEEDEIAKNKP
- the LOC131882790 gene encoding eukaryotic translation initiation factor 4 gamma 3-like isoform X2, with translation MFNPTAHEFVPQMGHNQRIVQSEHYGGPMTQYMPGPGMYPPHQPQFTIPPPAHTNNQMHPQSRPHVANPGVPTGLPTHSSAPASISMQQQLQAHHLNSVAIANASVGSGVVVSPAMAGPHQLTNIPGGNHQPQPLPPQSGSMNFMGGPNPSPPVAVAPAVRERKVLAIVNPDTGKPVDLNDSTPSDQAEDLAVSPALSTDKTETASNGTDSHSRQAVKPAILTPSNASETVSSSRPIAITAPKDEPAPKVEKSAVGSHQPEIHSESSPNPSGVSKSSPKKSSDLSGPESKSAKPNVPESISSTVPHPSSAPKETLPDMSISPTSEGNKASKTKKKGPARKAELNRKGDQKDGGSDMDAFKDLEKDGGGKPTVDSTLNHEATPPPVVLPAPAATTSTTVTATTTATASPSSLPPLSSSIVPKVEIEEPKISVTSAGPNRATTSQPLPSEKVALTDNNNVSAPKHSNSIPEVITSEPEKESKAHSTMLPPATPNSASSRRSQDDSDIPSVSEDNNVSSNSLDPAITNMLPKTSSSMSKLKYEYKPDQWSPLNPTGSKQYDREFLMMLQNDPLSKQKPQKLPDMDIVKDTSINMSVRKFADNRNQDWTPGYVQATSSRGPMGGISKKGSQNGGKRPDPGKKIISGLSIQEKVELHVAENAWKPDKLRGNKADSDKPAPDSIEELSKRARGILNKLTPQKFETLVEKFNSLPIDTEEKLNLCMELVYEKAVDEPGFSVAYAKMCEVLAGKQVMPMNGKSPIAFRNVLLLRCQKEFMNDYMDKEEKEEFQKQYDAADSEEKRKELKAEFEEKELKARRRSLGNIRFIGELYKLDMLKFKIMHQCIRNLLANKTDEESLECLCRLLSTVGNNLDDETTKTLAKGPNPEIKHFDTYFEDIRKIIGSKQITSRVRFMLQDLLDLRQSKWKPRREAAGPKTIDEIHQDAEREKKLENLMSKNAGGGGGRDDRGWSGRDGRDSQRDSGRGSFAHNDNSRKRNPRASAQGSDEGWNTIQPKFKPDMFNVDFVKNVKKVDATTLHLGGPSRVGASWSQGSLGSRTPRANMPSPGGNRFAAIASLGTSDSGGAPRDDGGSSRTSQSRFGPRDSSPGSNSIDRTEAVKNVQMKRNGPPVSSASDSSADKQSKILKGDPKIDIQIFKPIIDEYLGTNDMKEVLREIGEKFHPSNIAEFVSCVVEYGLERSDGTRTRLGSLFDVLVKQHYLTESQFLKGWCNVLGAVPDLMVDIPKVWDYLALILAPMVRNGTLSLSFLLDSVNYSKPEWKEAPKDFPGLYAAAALHALALNDGHKFVGGMWRKAGLQWSQFIPEADVDDFIATHKLGFSVNDLTVAANGPITQLSADQKRTELLKRLQNPDPKHKDVIYDWIDVTWGNQVSDTNFIRLLTTSVIESSLSSEETKKLDENKVGNLGPIIKRYLDGDVKKEIQAIFALQHLMDQWEHPRQMLYTLFEKFYDQNVLSLEAFLSWKNNEDINEQAGKGVAIKSTTGFFTWLKENEDEDDDEDEDDEDEEEDEIAKNKP